In Pedobacter sp. WC2423, the following are encoded in one genomic region:
- a CDS encoding histidinol-phosphate transaminase → MFQGHGDDGYLHQQTLAADFSTNVWHGGAPAGLKEYLFRQWDNVQRYPEVLAESLTQKIASFYGFKSENILVTNGSTESIYLVAQAFKNGKTTITIPAFAEYEDACKLFGHQLCLLNWDELEKGISGDTGLLFICNPNNPTGAVFKALEALIHQHPGVLFIVDEAFIEFTVSITSVLTLIEKYNNLIVLRSMTKAYAIPGLRLGYIAASTALINRLRSFKLPWAVNAMAIAAGHFIFDHIQTIQIPVQQLLADREEFTKKLESSALKIYPSHTHFFLARTNQHTAALLKQFLLKEFNILIRDAGNFRGLTEKHIRIATLSQNKNQLLINALAEWKTI, encoded by the coding sequence ATGTTTCAGGGACACGGAGATGATGGGTATTTACATCAGCAAACATTAGCGGCCGATTTTAGCACGAACGTATGGCATGGAGGGGCTCCGGCCGGATTAAAAGAATACCTTTTTAGACAATGGGACAACGTACAGCGGTATCCTGAAGTACTGGCAGAAAGCCTCACGCAGAAGATAGCCTCCTTTTATGGCTTTAAATCCGAAAATATATTAGTGACCAATGGGAGTACAGAAAGTATATACCTGGTTGCACAGGCCTTTAAAAATGGAAAAACAACGATAACGATTCCTGCTTTTGCGGAATATGAAGATGCTTGCAAGCTATTCGGACATCAGTTATGTTTATTGAACTGGGACGAGCTGGAGAAAGGGATTTCCGGCGATACCGGGCTGTTGTTTATCTGCAATCCAAACAATCCTACCGGAGCTGTTTTTAAAGCGCTGGAAGCCTTAATCCATCAACATCCTGGTGTGCTTTTCATTGTTGATGAAGCTTTTATTGAATTTACGGTATCGATTACTTCGGTACTGACGCTGATTGAAAAATACAATAACCTGATTGTTTTACGCTCGATGACCAAGGCTTATGCTATTCCAGGTTTAAGGTTAGGTTATATTGCGGCCAGTACTGCGCTGATCAACCGGTTAAGGTCTTTTAAATTACCCTGGGCAGTAAATGCAATGGCTATAGCAGCCGGACATTTTATTTTTGATCATATTCAAACGATACAAATCCCTGTTCAGCAATTATTAGCAGACCGGGAAGAATTTACAAAGAAGCTGGAGAGCAGTGCATTGAAAATCTATCCTAGTCATACTCATTTTTTTCTGGCGCGTACAAATCAGCATACAGCTGCGCTATTAAAACAGTTTTTACTAAAAGAATTTAATATATTGATCCGTGATGCAGGGAATTTCAGGGGACTAACCGAAAAACATATCCGTATCGCGACTTTAAGTCAAAATAAAAATCAATTGCTGATTAATGCTTTAGCTGAATGGAAAACTATATAA
- a CDS encoding cobyric acid synthase — MENQRKLRPVMFVGTSSDVGKSIITAGFCRIFKQDGYTPAPFKAQNMSLNSYATPEGLEIGRAQAVQAEAAGIPCHTDMNPVLLKPTNDQTAQVILNGKSIGNQSAKEYFLSNDRATLFEEVKLAYQRLALRYSPIVMEGAGSISELNLKKRDITNMRMAIAAGAATYLVTDIDKGGIFASLYGTMQLLEPEEKACIKGIIINKFRGDPDLFKEGKQMIADLCGVPVIGIIPYFKDIFIEEEDAVSLKLKRNQPIPGKVNIAVVLLSRMSNFTDFDRLDKDTRINLYYTHTSEGIAQADIIMLPGSKNTIEDLIELRNNGLAEAIILAHRMGQTVIGICGGYQMMGQTIKDPGQIESAAGEVKGLGILPVETVLLHEKTTRQCSFTYRDCAEKCMGYEIHMGETRVHGAEQPVAWLDGKHTDGYFLSEKCWGSYLHGILDNQIVINDLVAPYTDLKVPYVDYLQFRSEQYDKLAALLRENLDIEQVYQHLKD; from the coding sequence ATGGAAAATCAAAGGAAGCTCAGACCAGTTATGTTTGTTGGAACCTCATCTGATGTAGGCAAAAGTATAATTACTGCCGGATTCTGCCGGATCTTTAAACAAGATGGTTATACACCTGCGCCATTTAAAGCGCAAAATATGTCGCTTAACAGCTATGCTACTCCCGAAGGCCTGGAAATAGGACGTGCACAGGCTGTGCAGGCAGAGGCTGCCGGAATTCCATGTCATACCGATATGAACCCTGTGTTGCTCAAACCAACAAATGATCAGACCGCACAAGTAATCCTGAACGGGAAATCAATAGGAAACCAGAGCGCTAAAGAATACTTTTTATCAAATGATCGCGCTACACTTTTTGAAGAAGTTAAACTGGCCTATCAAAGACTGGCTTTACGCTATTCACCTATCGTAATGGAAGGAGCGGGGAGTATCTCTGAACTGAATCTTAAAAAAAGAGATATTACCAATATGAGGATGGCAATAGCTGCGGGCGCGGCAACTTACCTGGTCACAGATATTGATAAAGGGGGCATTTTTGCCAGTCTTTATGGGACAATGCAGCTGCTGGAACCAGAGGAAAAAGCATGTATCAAAGGAATTATTATCAATAAATTTCGTGGCGATCCGGATCTTTTTAAGGAAGGAAAGCAAATGATAGCGGATTTATGCGGGGTTCCTGTGATTGGAATTATTCCCTATTTCAAGGATATTTTTATTGAAGAAGAAGATGCCGTTTCTTTGAAACTGAAAAGAAATCAACCCATTCCAGGTAAAGTTAATATTGCGGTAGTGCTGTTAAGCCGGATGTCTAATTTTACTGACTTTGATCGTCTGGATAAAGATACCCGTATTAATCTTTATTATACCCATACCAGTGAAGGAATTGCCCAGGCAGATATTATTATGCTGCCCGGTAGTAAAAATACAATTGAAGATCTGATTGAACTCCGGAATAACGGTCTTGCAGAAGCGATTATTCTGGCCCATCGAATGGGACAGACGGTGATCGGTATCTGCGGAGGCTATCAGATGATGGGACAAACAATTAAAGACCCCGGGCAAATAGAGTCTGCCGCAGGGGAAGTTAAAGGACTAGGTATTTTACCTGTGGAAACTGTATTACTTCATGAAAAAACCACCAGGCAATGTAGTTTTACTTACCGTGATTGCGCTGAAAAATGTATGGGATATGAGATCCATATGGGAGAGACCAGAGTTCATGGCGCGGAACAGCCCGTTGCCTGGCTGGATGGAAAACATACAGATGGTTATTTTTTATCAGAAAAATGCTGGGGTTCTTACTTGCATGGTATTCTGGATAACCAGATTGTGATCAATGATCTGGTAGCTCCGTATACCGATTTGAAAGTACCCTATGTCGACTATTTGCAATTCCGCAGTGAACAATACGACAAATTAGCTGCATTGTTAAGAGAAAACCTGGATATTGAACAGGTATATCAACACTTAAAAGATTAA
- a CDS encoding peroxiredoxin family protein yields the protein MMITIDQKLIKHMYKNTLVIVLFTLLAIGASAQTVLQHGAWRAALLRNDGNKIIFNLDIQRQKGKTVFYIVNEPEKMLAEDVTIVKDSVFINMPVFESAFRLKIISKDSLSGTWIRKTTSKDIVMPFTATTKQAYRFPAVHGNATESAGGKWKIDFTRSHNSDREAIGQFSQKGNQVTGSILTPSGDYRYLSGIVTGDSLQVSTFDGIHAMVFTGKINKGNITNGNLYSGPVSKEIWTAKKDDQAALSTEQVTRLKDGEDGSLNFSFPDIDGKQVSITDQRFKNKVVIIQLMGSWCPNCMDETAFLSEYYDKNKQRGVEVIGLAYEYTTDVKRSAASIRKFQKRFKVKYPLLITPATVSDSLRTEKTLPQLTAIKVFPTTLILDKSGKVTAITTDFYGPGTGDYYTKYKEAFEKKITELLKK from the coding sequence ATGATGATAACAATCGATCAGAAATTAATTAAGCATATGTACAAAAATACCCTTGTGATAGTTTTATTCACTCTTTTAGCTATTGGTGCTTCTGCACAGACTGTTCTTCAGCATGGAGCCTGGCGCGCGGCACTTTTAAGAAATGATGGAAACAAGATTATTTTCAATCTTGATATTCAGCGGCAAAAAGGAAAAACAGTATTCTATATTGTGAATGAACCTGAAAAAATGCTTGCCGAAGATGTGACTATTGTGAAGGACTCTGTATTTATTAATATGCCGGTTTTTGAATCTGCTTTCAGGTTAAAGATCATCTCCAAAGATAGCCTTTCAGGCACATGGATCAGAAAGACAACATCAAAAGATATTGTTATGCCGTTTACTGCAACCACCAAACAGGCTTACCGCTTTCCTGCGGTTCATGGAAATGCTACTGAAAGTGCCGGTGGTAAATGGAAAATTGATTTTACCAGAAGTCATAATTCTGACCGGGAAGCTATAGGGCAGTTTTCGCAAAAAGGAAACCAGGTTACCGGCTCTATCCTTACCCCTTCTGGTGATTACCGCTATCTTTCGGGAATAGTTACAGGAGATTCACTTCAGGTCTCAACTTTTGATGGTATTCATGCGATGGTATTTACCGGTAAAATTAACAAGGGAAATATTACAAATGGTAATTTATATAGCGGCCCGGTTTCAAAAGAAATATGGACAGCAAAAAAGGATGATCAGGCAGCATTATCCACTGAGCAGGTTACCAGGCTTAAAGATGGTGAGGATGGGAGTTTAAATTTCAGCTTTCCTGATATTGATGGCAAACAAGTTTCAATTACTGATCAAAGATTTAAAAACAAAGTTGTGATTATACAATTGATGGGCTCATGGTGCCCTAATTGTATGGACGAAACAGCATTCCTAAGTGAGTATTACGATAAGAATAAGCAAAGAGGCGTAGAAGTTATTGGACTTGCTTACGAGTACACTACGGATGTTAAACGTTCTGCGGCCAGTATACGCAAATTTCAAAAAAGATTTAAGGTGAAATATCCTTTACTGATCACGCCTGCAACGGTTTCTGATTCTTTACGTACAGAAAAAACATTACCGCAGCTCACAGCAATTAAAGTGTTTCCAACTACATTGATTCTTGATAAAAGTGGAAAAGTAACAGCAATTACAACTGATTTTTACGGGCCTGGTACCGGAGATTATTATACAAAATACAAGGAAGCTTTTGAAAAAAAGATTACTGAATTACTTAAAAAATAA